From one Salmo salar chromosome ssa09, Ssal_v3.1, whole genome shotgun sequence genomic stretch:
- the LOC106611332 gene encoding kinesin-like protein KIF3B has product MSRPKPCEAVKVVVRCRPFNRREETMDNDNILEVNSKLGQITLRNPRASPEELMKSFTFDAVYDYESKQSDIYDDTVRPLVDSVLQGFNGTIFAYGQTGTGKTYTMLGMPTDNERGIIPNSFNHIFTQISRSQNQQYLVRASYLEIYREEVRDLLCKDNKKLDLKENPDSGVYVKDLSSVVTKNVMELEHVMNIGDESRSVGFTNMNERSSRSHAIFMITVECSEKGADGEDHIRVGKLNMVDLAGSERQSKTGAKGERLKEATKINLSLSALGNVISALVDGKSTHIPYRDSKLTRLLQDSLGGNAKTVMVATLGPASKHYEESLTTLRYANRAKNIKNKPKINEDPKDALLREFQEEIARLKAQLEERGTLAKERRRRRNSRRLTKSMIVEDVAHRERDAELWKALEAEWKRNEEYYIKEEEESKMIEEDEKGVERFNSMDNSVEGSPPKTVTSRIPIHRFSSVEDSPKKAFPTSSHSSPGAREKWKPFGEKEQMEKGRMMDDMQKEQEAMEKIIEKYKAMESKILAGGKNIIDHTNEQQKMLELKRQEIAEQIRREREIQQQVMAQDEETGELRETTSSLQQEVELKTKKLKRLYAKLQLVKAEIGDVIDEHVVTRQELEQTQNELTRELKFKYLLIENFIPPKEKNTIMNRLHFDSDEDQWRFRPFVPSESKSAHQVKRRPTSVVGYKRPISQYAQMAVTAGAPCRYRAENVMLLELDMSPPSMYNLNLNGSHLEQNFGGHGSPRRDLLANVPFRDRTTASGRVRKSRSWYQAPRSSSSCVSSSSSSSSITSGPQTQCFPHPQRPSSAIYTPLEGSIPGGP; this is encoded by the exons ATGTCGAGACCGAAACCGTGCGAGGCTGTGAAGGTGGTGGTGCGATGCCGCCCAtttaacaggagagaggagaccatgGACAACGATAACATATTGGAGGTGAATTCAAAACTGGGCCAGATCACATTGAGGAACCCAAGGGCGTCACCTGAAGAACTCATGAAATCATTCACCTTTGATGCGGTCTACGACTATGAGTCGAAACAGAGCGATATTTATGACGATACCGTCAGACCTCTTGTAGATTCCGTGTTACAAGGATTCAATGGTACAATATTCGCATATGGGCAGACTGGGACAGGTAAAACATACACGATGCTAGGTATGCCCACAGACAATGAAAGAGGGATCATCCCAAATTCATTTAACCACATTTTTACACAGATCTCCAGGTCTCAGAATCAGCAATATTTAGTGAGGGCATCCTATCTAGAGATCTATCGTGAGGAGGTCAGGGATCTGTTATGTAAAGACAACAAGAAACTAGATCTCAAAGAGAACCCAGATTCAGGGGTTTATGTCAAAGATCTGTCTTCGGTTGTCACCAAGAATGTCATGGAGCTCGAACATGTCATGAACATAGGAGATGAGTCCAGGTCTGTGGGGTTCACCAATATGAACGAACGCAGTTCGCGGTCCCATGCCATCTTCATGATCACGGTGGAGTGCAGTGAGAAAGGTGCAGATGGAGAGGACCACATACGGGTTGGGAAGCTGAACATGGTTGACCTGGCTGGCAGCGAACGCCAGAGCAAGACAGGTGCTAAAGGGGAGCGCCTGAAAGAGGCCACTAAAATCAACCTGTCCCTCTCAGCACTGGGTAATGTCATCTCAGCTCTGGTGGATGGGAAGAGCACCCACATCCCTTACAGGGACTCTAAACTGACCCGTCTACTCCAGGATTCACTGGGTGGCAATGCTAAGACAGTCATGGTAGCCACTCTGGGACCAGCGTCCAAGCACTATGAAGAATCCCTGACCACCCTACGGTATGCAAACCGGGCCAAAAATATAAAGAACAAACCCAAAATCAATGAGGATCCAAAGGATGCTCTGCTGAGAGAGTTCCAGGAGGAGATCGCCCGCCTGAAGGCCCAGCTGGAGGAGCGAGGGACGCTggcgaaggagaggaggagaaggagaaatagCAGAAGACTGACTAAAAGTATGATTGTTGAGGATGTAGCCCACAGAGAAAGGGATGCAGAACTGTGGAAGGCACTGGAAGCGGAATGGAAGCGGAATGAGGAATACTATATAAAGGAAGAAGAAGAAAGCAAGATGATAGAAGAGGATGAAAAAGGGGTAGAGAGATTCAACTCCATGGATAACTCTGTAGAGGGCAGTCCCCCAAAAACTGTAACCTCCAGAATACCGATACATAGATTTAGCTCTGTGGAGGATAGCCCCAAAAAGGCTTTTCCCACCAGTAGCCATAGCAGCCCAGGGGCGAGAGAGAAATGGAAGCCATTTGGTGAAAAAGAACAGATGGAAAAGGGAAGGATGATGGACGACATGCAGAAGGAACAGGAAGCTATGGAAAAGATTATTGAGAAATATAAG GCAATGGAGAGCAAAATATTGGCTGGGGGAAAGAACATTATTGACCACACTAATGAGCAACAGAAGATGCTGGAATTGAAGAGGCAAGAGATTGCAGAACAG ataagacgagagagagagatccagcagCAGGTGATGGCTCAGGATGAGGAGAcgggagagctgagagagaccACCTCCTCCCTGCAGCAGGAGGTGGAACTCAAAACCAAGAAGCTGAAAAGG TTGTATGCCAAGCTGCAGCTGGTGAAGGCTGAGATTGGGGACGTCATTGATGAGCATGTAGTGACCAGACAGGAGCTGGAGCAGACACAGAATGAACTCACCAGAGAACTCAAGTTCAA GTATCTCTTAATTGAGAATTTCATCCCTCCCAAAGAAAAGAACACGATTATGAACCGGCTTCACTTTGACAGTGACGAGGACCAGTGGAGGTTTAGGCCCTTCGTTCCTTCAGAAAG TAAATCGGCTCATCAGGTGAAGCGAAGGCCCACGTCTGTGGTGGGATACAAGAGACCAATCAGCCAGTATGCACAGATGGCTGTCACAGCAGGAGCTCCATGTAGATACCGG GCTGAGAATGTGATGCTCCTGGAGCTAGATATGAGCCCACCCAGCATGTACAACCTCAACCTTAACGGATCACACCTGGAACAGAACTTTGGAGGTCACGGTAGTCCCAGGAGAGACCTGCTAGCCAACGTCCCATTCAGGGACAGGACAACTGCATCAGGAAGGGTCCGGAAGTCACGATCCTG GTACCAGGCACCACGCTCATCCTCTTCATGCGTCTCATCCTCTTCATCATCCAGCTCTATAACATCAGGGCCCCAGACCCAGTGCTTTCCTCACCCCCAGAGACCCTCCTCAGCCATATACACTCCATTGGAAGGTTCCATTCCAGGGGGCCCCTGA